A genomic region of Eucalyptus grandis isolate ANBG69807.140 chromosome 5, ASM1654582v1, whole genome shotgun sequence contains the following coding sequences:
- the LOC104445358 gene encoding vacuolar protein sorting-associated protein 28 homolog 1, translating into MEVKLWNDKRERDMYENFAELYAIIRATEKLEKAYIRDIIPPSDYEIECQKLITHFKTLASTLRDIIPSIERFADTYKMDCPAAINRLVVSGVPATVEHRAAAATSSTTSAAIVAECVQNFITAMDSLKLNMVAVDQVHPLLSDLSASLNKLTILPPDFEGKTKMREWISRLSKMGAADELTEQQARQLHFDLESSYNSFMAALPNSGT; encoded by the coding sequence ATGGAGGTGAAGCTGTGGAATGACAAGCGCGAAAGGGATATGTATGAGAACTTTGCTGAGCTCTACGCTATAATTCGAGCCACTGAGAAGTTAGAGAAGGCGTATATTCGTGACATAATACCACCATCCGATTACGAGATCGAGTGTCAGAAGCTCATTACACATTTCAAAACCCTGGCCTCCACATTGAGAGACATAATTCCGAGCATTGAACGGTTTGCTGACACTTACAAGATGGATTGTCCTGCGGCCATAAACCGCCTGGTGGTGTCGGGTGTCCCTGCCACAGTGGAGCATCGGGCCGCAGCAGCTACATCTTCAACCACCTCAGCTGCCATCGTTGCGGAATGCGTGCAGAACTTCATCACAGCAATGGATTCGCTTAAATTGAATATGGTGGCTGTGGATCAGGTGCATCCACTGCTTTCAGATCTCTCTGCTTCTCTCAATAAGCTGACCATACTGCCTCCAGATTTCGAGGGGAAGACAAAGATGAGGGAGTGGATCTCAAGGCTCTCCAAGATGGGGGCAGCAGATGAGCTGACAGAGCAGCAGGCCCGGCAACTCCACTTTGATTTGGAGTCCTCATACAATTCATTTATGGCAGCTTTGCCCAATTCCGGTACTTGA